The DNA sequence CGGGCCTCGACTGCCCTCCCTATCGATCCCTCTGCAGCCTGCAGGTGGCGAGGAAGGTCTACGACCTCGAGTCGTATCGGCTTCCGAAAGCCGCCGAGGCGGCCGGTTTCACCGGTTTCTCCCACCACGACGCCCTCGCGGATGCACTGGCCTGCGCGCACATCGTGATGGATGCCGCGCAGCGCTTGGCCACGCCCGACGTGTTCTCCCTCGCCGAGGCTCTCAGCCTGCGGGTGACGACTCCTCGCGCACCGCAGCCGCGCCCCGCCGAGACGCTCGTCGCCGCGCAGGACCTCGCGGTCGCCTGACGCCTGCTCCTCGGATCGCCCGATCGCCGGGTCGTTCCGGGGAATGTCGGAGGCCGCGGGCACCATGGAGCCATGGCTCCTCTCACGATCGTTCTCCTGCTCGTGGCGCTGCTGCTCGGCGCCGCAGGAGGATGGGTGCTTCGCGCCGGACGCGGCGGTGTCGTCCTCGCGCGCGCCGAGGCCGAGCTCGCCGCCCTGCGTGACGACCGCGACCGGCAGTACGACCTGTATCGCGATGCCGTCGAGCACTCGCGTTCGGCGCAGCGGGCCGAGGCCGAGCGCGTGCAGCAGCAGAACGCCGTTCTCACGGCCCTTGCACCGGTGCGCGAGAGTCTGCGACAGATGCAGACGAAGGTGTCGGCCATGGAGCAGGAGCGCCATGAGCAGTTCGGTTCGCTGGCCGAGCAGTTGCGTCGCGCTCAGGAGTCCGATGAGGCCCTGCGCGCGACGACGGAGTCGCTCGCCGGCGCGCTCCGCTCGACCGCCACGCGCGGCGTCTGGGGCGAGACCCAGCTGCGGCGCGTCGTCGAGGCAGCCGGACTCACGCGGCACGTCGACTTCGACCTGCAGACGACGATCGCCTCCGATCACGGCCAGGGGCGGCCGGACATGGTGATCCGTCTGGCCGGTGGCGCATCGATCCCGGTGGATGCCAAGGTCCCCCTCGATGCTTTCCTCGAAGCGTCCGCGCTCCCGATCGGCGATGCCCACGAGACGCAGCGGCGCGCGCACATGCAGAAGCACGTCAAGGCGGTGCGCGCTCACATCGACGCACTCGCCAAGAAGGCGTACTGGTCGGGCCTCGAGTCGGGCCCCGAGTTCGTGATCTGCTTCCTGCCCAGTGAGTCCCTCTTGTCGGCCGCC is a window from the Microbacterium sp. LWO14-1.2 genome containing:
- a CDS encoding DNA recombination protein RmuC codes for the protein MAPLTIVLLLVALLLGAAGGWVLRAGRGGVVLARAEAELAALRDDRDRQYDLYRDAVEHSRSAQRAEAERVQQQNAVLTALAPVRESLRQMQTKVSAMEQERHEQFGSLAEQLRRAQESDEALRATTESLAGALRSTATRGVWGETQLRRVVEAAGLTRHVDFDLQTTIASDHGQGRPDMVIRLAGGASIPVDAKVPLDAFLEASALPIGDAHETQRRAHMQKHVKAVRAHIDALAKKAYWSGLESGPEFVICFLPSESLLSAAVDEDPTLLDYAFGRRVALASPVNLWAVLKTVAYTWTQQEVSTEARALLALGTQLYDRLGVLAGHADDLRRALERTVESYNRFAGSLESRVLVTARQFPGIDTTGLAESPKGVTTQTRRFTAPELVGNGDPVDDSLFADVGEVRSRLEGSGDRGRD